DNA sequence from the Agromyces aureus genome:
GCGCGTGATCTGGCCCGCGTCGACGAGTTCCTGCACGATCGAGTGGTCGACGGTGAGCTGCTCGAGCACGCCGCCGACGAGTCGGTAGACCCGCGAATCGCCGATGTTGAACACGATCCAGGCGGGTTCGTCGGAGATGAGGCCGAGCGCGACGCCGGTCACGGTCGTGCCGCTGCCTTCGTCGGTCACGCCCGTGCCGCGGTGCATGTCCTGCACGGCGAGCCGCAGCGACTGGTCGATGTCGCCGGTGCCCATGACCAGCTTGCCGCCGTGCTCGGCGAGGCGGGTGACGACCGCCGCACTGGCGAAGTCGCCGGCGGCGTGGCCGCCCATGCCGTCGGCGACGGCGAAGATCGGCGCCTGGGCCACGAAGCTGTCCTCGTTGACCTGCCGCCGGTGTCCGACGTCGGTGCCCGCGGCCCACGACAGCGTGATCTTCGTCCCGTCCGGCAG
Encoded proteins:
- a CDS encoding PP2C family protein-serine/threonine phosphatase; this encodes MTQIGNGKSRHPIVLPDGTKITLSWAAGTDVGHRRQVNEDSFVAQAPIFAVADGMGGHAAGDFASAAVVTRLAEHGGKLVMGTGDIDQSLRLAVQDMHRGTGVTDEGSGTTVTGVALGLISDEPAWIVFNIGDSRVYRLVGGVLEQLTVDHSIVQELVDAGQITRDEADTHPHSNVITRAVGFHESPIPDYRAIAVEPGMRLLICSDGLTKELTSYGIRHFMTADRSAERVTAHLLEAALGNGGRDNVTVLVVDVLDVTRPEPAPEQAAAEGALDSPAAS